From the Candidozyma auris chromosome 2, complete sequence genome, the window TCACTTCCCATTCGGTCCAGAGTCTGAGGGCCACAAGTTGGTCATTTGGGACTTGGTCACTGGTGAGGTCGCGAGAACCTTCGCTTTGCCACCCCACTTAGAGAACCAAAAGGATATGCCTTGGCCTCTTGTCAAATGGTCGTTCGACGACAAATACTGTTGTCGTCAAGGTCCGGATGCTTTGGCTGTCTATGAAACCCCATCCTTCCAGTTGttggacaagaagttggtgaagatcgACGGTATTGTTGATTTCGAGTGGGCCCCTGCTGGTGTTCATTTGATGGGttccagagaagaagctggtGAGCATGTGTTGTCTTACTGGACTCCAGAAACAACTAATCAGACTGCCAGAGTTGCTCTTATGCAAATTCCATCTAGAAAAGTGCTCAGAACTGTCAACTTGTTTCAGGTTAGTGACTGTAAAATGCACTGGCAGGAAGAAGGTAAGTTTTTGTGTGTGAAGGTCGACCGTCACACTAAgtcaaagaagactttcttctccaaccTTGAGTTTTTTAGaacagaagaaagagatatTCCAGTTGAGAAGTTggaattgaaggatgtTTGTATCAACTTCGCATGGGAGCCTACCTCCGATAGATTCGTTACTATCAGCAGATTAGATGATGGTAACAACAACCCTGCCATTCCCAAGAATGTCATTTCGTTCTATACAGTTGAACCGGCCACTAAGACGAAGGCTGCAAAGTTCAAGGTTATCTCGAGGGTGGAGAACAAGCATTCTAACACCCTCTCGTGGTCGCCAAAGGGTAGATATATTGTTGTGGCTACTATTGCCAAATCCACCGGTGAATTGGAATTTTACGACACCAGCTTCGAGGGAGACAACACCAAGAAGGCCACTGCTAAGTTGCTCAAGGCCGAGAAATTCTCTGGTATGACAAACATCTCCTGGGATCCATCCGGAAGAACGGTTGCTGCGTGGTCCTCTTCTTGGGTGCACGCTATTGAGAACGGCTACAAACTCTATGAATTCACCGGCGCTCAGTTGAGGGACGACTCCATTGATCAGTTCAAAGATTTCATTTGGAGACCCAGACCACAATCTATGCTCACCGACCAGGACAGGAAGAAGGTTAAGAAGCAGTTGCGTGAATACAGCGCTCAGTTCGATGAGCTCGATGCCATGGAGGCCGACGCTGCCACCAGAGAGGCCATCTTGTTGCGTCGTAGACTCTTGGAAGAGTGGAAGGAGTACCGTAAGAAACACGCCAATAAGAAAGCTGAGGACCCCAATGTCGAGGCCGAAATTGTcgaggagatcaaggaggagatcatcgaggagaaggaggaggttGTTGAGTAAGATGTGTACAAAGCATACAGTTAATATAAACGAAATTAGCGATGAATTATATCTATGTACAATACAATAATTTATGGATGAAAGGTGTAGTCGCTCAAGCTGCCTTGGTTTTGAGCTGGAGTCCGTGCCATTGGGcaatctcttccttcaacacctcgTTCACCAACCTATGCTGCTTGATCATGGGGATTCCTTTAAACTGCGAGCTCTCCACGGTAATAGCAAACATTGAACCACAACCGCCAGAGATGTCCCTCACTTGCAAGTTCGAAGGCTCGAAATGAGCCTTCAATATGTCATAGATCTTTTGTTCGTAAGATCCCATGGGCTCTATGGTCAGAAACGGCCTAGCACTATAAAGCGAGGGAGACTGAGCAAGACGAAGAGGCGGAAGCACTGATCTTGAGAGTCGCTGGGCGCTGAATTTTGGGAGAAATCTCAACATGGGATGCAAAGTGGTGTATCACACTGATAGTTATGCTAGTCTATACCAAATGCGACAAATGAAAGAAGGTGCTTAGTGATGGTGTGCAGACACCTTCAGATGAGGACTCATCATGGAACATGTCATAATAGAAGCTTATCTgaaaaaaggagaaaagaaaacaatCAGATTATAACACTTCCGCtaattgagcttttgaatgAATATTTCAATGCTCTACCACTCAAGTTGGTACTTTGTGCTGTCTCTGGACTGGAAATGAAgcggctgcgaaaacggCAGGTCGAAGATCACCAAGTGAGACTGACCAAGTCTACTAGTCAAATTCTATAAAGCAAGACTATTAAATTGATTTCAGAATTTGTATACATTTGCGAACGAGAAGCAGAATGTGAATCGCATTTTTAATATGAAAGTACTAATAATGTAGTACAGGtatttggctgcaaatgtaCACTGAATGCAGCGTTGCTGCGTACGGTATCCCCAAGAAGCCATATAACAATCGCTATAGCATGAACTAATGAATTTCAAGTTTGGAACTTGAAATAACTTATAAAGGTTCCGCCTGGCTGAATGATTTTTGCAGCTCTCGTTACTTCGACTTAGACACCCTCTTCTGGAAATTGTTCCCAACTGGGAAAGTGGCAGTAGCTATTGAGATGTAAGTAGA encodes:
- the PRT1 gene encoding translation initiation factor eIF3 core subunit b; this translates as MPAFTYEELEKEVTLDDIDFSDLEAKYQVSPDLGLDNYVIVDGTPKAPASKAPLLEKVLRKFLSKVGEIVEGEAGLYLPVEDNMTKGYVFVQYKKPESAIAAVSQFHNKPFDAKHKLLVNKFGDIEKYCNEGNVSDEFVEPEIPPMKETGYLKSWLQDEAGRDQAAMHFSDTVGVYWFNKKNDPKPVTEPRKGFTSKYAKFSPKGTYMFSIHPQGVQSWGGANFESISKFVHPQVRLVDFSPNEKYMVTLSPAPITMPVNAEEAAHFPFGPESEGHKLVIWDLVTGEVARTFALPPHLENQKDMPWPLVKWSFDDKYCCRQGPDALAVYETPSFQLLDKKLVKIDGIVDFEWAPAGVHLMGSREEAGEHVLSYWTPETTNQTARVALMQIPSRKVLRTVNLFQVSDCKMHWQEEGKFLCVKVDRHTKSKKTFFSNLEFFRTEERDIPVEKLELKDVCINFAWEPTSDRFVTISRLDDGNNNPAIPKNVISFYTVEPATKTKAAKFKVISRVENKHSNTLSWSPKGRYIVVATIAKSTGELEFYDTSFEGDNTKKATAKLLKAEKFSGMTNISWDPSGRTVAAWSSSWVHAIENGYKLYEFTGAQLRDDSIDQFKDFIWRPRPQSMLTDQDRKKVKKQLREYSAQFDELDAMEADAATREAILLRRRLLEEWKEYRKKHANKKAEDPNVEAEIVEEIKEEIIEEKEEVVE